From one Dermacentor variabilis isolate Ectoservices chromosome 3, ASM5094787v1, whole genome shotgun sequence genomic stretch:
- the LOC142574489 gene encoding uncharacterized protein LOC142574489, producing the protein MFLSPAVVSATVAEASRPDGNMSRRHEVRRSRSLRLFAPRPLLLYIAGDKRCFRCLSWSIHSKVFTRHCSKSSPCASPDAPPEQESAAAPEEAAAQPPPAWASEALQGDVVVDDDGVVMFAPTTVEQVRTVTVSTLTRVHGAEYEQRELRSTRRQERSERRLQQQQRRCRAGDAYEEDERDAAAARSGGDEVHEDEDGGPSSRQSLLLFVVATAILVVCMVAGFISIALLEQVERRKKRVSIDAPDSD; encoded by the exons ATGTTCCTGAGCCCCGCCGTTGTCTCGGCGACGGTCGCTGAGGCCAGCCGGCCGGACGGCAACATGTCGCGACGACATGAGGTACGACGCTCCCGCTCGCTGCGACTGTTCGCGCCCAGGCCGCTGCTCCTGTACATCGCAGGCGACAAGCGCTGCTTCCGTTGCCTATC CTGGTCTATACACAGCAAGGTCTTCACCCGCCACTGCAGCAAAAGCAGCCCCTGTGCTAGCCCCGATGCGCCTCCCGAGCAAGAGAGCGCGGCCGCACCAGAGGAGGCAGCCGCCCAGCCGCCGCCGGCATGGGCCAGCGAAGCGCTGCAGGGCGATGTCGTCGTCGACGACGACGGCGTGGTCATGTTCGCACCAACGACCGTGGAGCAAGTGCGGACGGTCACCGTGAGCACGCTGACGCGGGTGCACGGCGCGGAGTACGAGCAGAGGGAACTTCGAAGCACCAGGCGACAAGA GAGGAGCGAACGCcgcctgcagcagcagcagcggcggtgtcgtgccggcgACGCCTACGAAGAGGACGAGCGCGACGCAGCAGCAGCTCGCAGCGGCGGGGACGAGGTCCACGAAGACGAAGACGGCGGCCCTTCTTCGCGCCAGTCGCTGCTGCTCTTCGTCGTGGCCACGGCCATCCTGGTTGTCTGCATGGTGGCGGGCTTCATCTCCATCGCCCTGCTCGAACAGGTCGAGCGGCGCAAAA AACGGGTGTCCATAGACGCTCCCGACTCTGACTGA